A part of Campylobacter concisus genomic DNA contains:
- a CDS encoding potassium transporter has protein sequence MEQILEGFLLVAAISVALNVIFKKFQIPTIIGYIVTGTLISEFFNLKSNDEISHIAEFGIAFLMFTIGLEFSFKHLIGMKKEVFLNGGLQVCLSGFIMGVMLYYALHLKDETALIAGLALALSSTAIVLKTLNDSGDVSKIYGRKALGILLFQDIAVIPILLMIDMFSSQDASINELLLKTFTSAIILIVVLFLLGKYVINWIFYKVIQTNSQEVFIATILFMVVGSSTLAHFFGFSYSLGAFLAGMMMAETQYKHQIEVDLIPFRDLLLGLFFITVGMQINFAVVISNIWLVLGLVFSVMVIKAIVVFAILNIYLKRRVAAKTALSICQIGEFALAVFGLMTTRNLLDIQTAQIFIAASVVSMFATPFILKKLDAIADLIEREIVVEPNETLKPQKIKNHIVVFGYERLGQEVVLRLKETKLLYLVLDNDISLVELGRSRGENVFLGNVLQSHTLENACLNDAAAVIITVNNEQRVELIAQKIKDYGVNTQTIIKINGEGNKDIFGELGKNFHLINEERVMAKTLVHEALQCKIDHDIRA, from the coding sequence ATGGAACAAATTTTAGAAGGTTTCTTGCTTGTTGCAGCGATCTCAGTCGCATTAAACGTTATTTTTAAAAAATTTCAGATACCAACCATCATCGGCTACATCGTAACTGGTACGCTTATATCAGAATTTTTCAACCTAAAAAGCAATGATGAAATTTCTCATATCGCGGAATTTGGTATCGCATTTTTGATGTTTACCATTGGGCTTGAGTTTAGCTTTAAACACTTAATAGGCATGAAAAAAGAGGTCTTTTTAAATGGCGGCTTACAGGTTTGTTTAAGCGGCTTTATAATGGGTGTGATGCTTTATTATGCCCTTCACTTAAAAGACGAAACAGCACTTATTGCAGGTCTTGCGCTTGCGCTCTCATCAACTGCGATCGTGCTAAAGACGCTAAACGATAGTGGCGATGTGAGTAAAATTTACGGTAGAAAAGCACTTGGAATTTTACTATTTCAAGATATTGCAGTCATTCCTATTTTACTTATGATAGATATGTTTAGCTCGCAAGATGCTTCAATAAATGAGCTTTTGCTAAAGACATTTACAAGTGCGATTATTCTTATCGTTGTGCTATTTCTACTTGGCAAATATGTCATAAACTGGATATTTTATAAAGTTATTCAAACAAATTCGCAAGAAGTTTTTATAGCTACGATTTTATTTATGGTTGTTGGCTCTAGTACTTTGGCTCACTTCTTTGGCTTCTCATACTCTTTGGGTGCATTTTTGGCCGGTATGATGATGGCTGAGACACAGTATAAACACCAAATCGAAGTTGATCTCATACCTTTTAGAGATTTACTCTTAGGGCTATTTTTTATAACCGTTGGCATGCAGATAAATTTTGCTGTAGTTATCTCAAATATCTGGCTTGTTCTTGGCCTAGTATTTAGTGTCATGGTGATAAAAGCTATCGTTGTTTTTGCCATTTTAAACATCTACTTAAAGCGAAGAGTTGCTGCAAAAACTGCACTTAGCATTTGCCAAATAGGCGAATTTGCACTAGCTGTTTTTGGACTAATGACTACTAGAAATTTACTTGATATACAAACTGCTCAAATTTTTATCGCAGCCTCAGTTGTATCGATGTTTGCTACGCCTTTTATACTTAAAAAACTAGATGCGATAGCAGACCTCATAGAACGTGAGATCGTTGTTGAACCAAATGAAACTCTAAAACCGCAAAAAATAAAAAATCACATCGTGGTTTTTGGCTATGAGAGGCTTGGTCAAGAGGTCGTTTTAAGACTAAAAGAGACAAAACTTTTATATCTTGTGCTTGATAATGATATTAGTCTAGTTGAGCTTGGTAGGAGCCGCGGAGAAAATGTATTTTTAGGTAACGTTCTTCAAAGCCACACACTTGAAAATGCCTGCCTAAACGATGCAGCCGCTGTTATTATAACTGTTAATAATGAGCAAAGGGTGGAGCTCATCGCACAAAAGATAAAAGACTACGGTGTAAATACCCAAACTATAATAAAAATAAATGGCGAAGGAAATAAAGATATCTTTGGTGAGCTAGGTAAAAATTTTCACCTAATAAACGAAGAGCGTGTCATGGCAAAAACACTAGTACACGAGGCTCTTCAATGCAAAATCGATCATGATATAAGAGCGTAA
- a CDS encoding DnaJ family protein: MSESLYETLGVSKGASSDEIKKAYRKLARKYHPDINKDPGAEDKFKEINAAYEILSDDKKRAQYDQYGDTMFGGQNFHDFASSSADMGDLNEILKNIFSGGFGGGGAKFSSGFGSNFGGFDGFSSGGFGFGGADLDVNAKISIPFDVAVTGGEHKINFNGESIKIKIPSGIEGGEKLRVKGKGKSAGGQKGDLILAISVEPSDEYERVGDDLYKDIEIPLKTMLFGGKVDVHTYKKDVTIKIAENSKTGTKIRLKGYGVQNRKSGIYGDLYLKARVKLPNISELDEGLVKELKEKLPE; this comes from the coding sequence ATGAGTGAAAGCTTGTATGAGACTTTAGGGGTTTCAAAGGGTGCCTCAAGCGACGAGATAAAAAAAGCTTATAGAAAACTTGCTAGAAAATACCACCCAGATATCAATAAAGACCCTGGAGCAGAAGATAAATTTAAAGAGATAAATGCTGCTTATGAAATTTTAAGCGACGATAAAAAACGAGCTCAATACGACCAGTACGGCGATACTATGTTTGGCGGTCAAAATTTCCACGACTTTGCTAGTAGCTCAGCCGATATGGGTGATCTAAATGAAATTTTAAAGAATATCTTCTCAGGTGGCTTTGGTGGCGGTGGAGCTAAATTTAGCAGTGGATTTGGTAGTAATTTTGGAGGCTTTGACGGATTTAGTAGTGGTGGATTTGGCTTTGGCGGAGCTGATCTAGACGTAAATGCAAAAATTTCTATACCATTTGACGTAGCTGTAACTGGTGGCGAACATAAGATAAATTTTAATGGCGAAAGCATTAAGATAAAAATTCCAAGTGGTATAGAGGGTGGAGAAAAACTTCGTGTAAAAGGCAAAGGTAAAAGCGCTGGTGGTCAAAAAGGCGACCTCATACTTGCCATTAGCGTTGAGCCAAGCGACGAATATGAAAGAGTCGGAGACGATCTTTATAAAGATATAGAAATTCCACTAAAAACTATGCTTTTTGGCGGAAAAGTCGATGTACATACTTACAAAAAAGATGTCACGATTAAAATCGCTGAGAACTCAAAAACAGGCACAAAGATCCGCTTAAAAGGATATGGTGTGCAAAATAGAAAGAGCGGAATTTATGGGGATCTTTACTTAAAAGCCAGGGTAAAACTTCCAAATATTAGTGAGCTTGATGAAGGCTTAGTAAAAGAGTTAAAAGAAAAATTACCGGAGTAA
- a CDS encoding MerR family transcriptional regulator, with the protein MQNYEEPLFLISVVAKVLSIHPQTLRQYEREGLIEPSRTDGKMRLYSQKDVDRVKTILNLTRELGVNLAGVDVILQLKEKIDDLESTIDELNKKLHEATSQTSTKRSLVKRKNSFDLVFYEGKK; encoded by the coding sequence ATGCAAAATTATGAAGAACCACTTTTTTTAATAAGCGTTGTTGCAAAGGTTTTAAGCATACATCCACAAACTTTAAGACAATATGAAAGAGAGGGACTTATCGAGCCATCAAGAACAGATGGCAAGATGAGGCTCTACTCACAAAAAGATGTTGATCGCGTAAAAACTATACTAAATTTAACCCGCGAATTAGGTGTAAATTTAGCCGGCGTTGATGTGATACTTCAGTTGAAAGAAAAAATTGACGATTTAGAATCAACTATTGATGAGCTAAATAAAAAATTGCACGAAGCTACCAGTCAAACTAGCACCAAAAGATCGCTCGTAAAAAGGAAAAATAGCTTTGATCTAGTCTTTTATGAAGGTAAAAAATAA
- a CDS encoding preprotein translocase subunit SecA, whose protein sequence is MISSVFRKIFGTKNDREVKKYIRRVAQINALEPTYEKMSDDELKIKFNELKAQVVEEKVTLDEILNDVFAIVREASKRVLKMRHFDVQLIGGMVLNEGRIAEMKTGEGKTLVATLPVILNAMSGKGVHVVTVNDYLAKRDATQMGELYNFLGLSVDVILSGGYDDEVRQAAYNADITYGTNSEFGFDYLRDNMKFEASQKVQRGHNFVIVDEVDSILIDEARTPLIISGPTNRTLDGYIRADQVAKQLTRGTPADPNVPGSKPTEDFIVDEKNRTIMITEAGISKAEKLFGVENLYNLENAILSHHLDQALKAHNLFEKDVHYVVKDGEVVIVDEFTGRLSEGRRFSEGLHQALEAKEGVKIQEESQTLADTTYQNYFRMYKKLAGMTGTAQTEATEFSQIYNLDVISIPTNVPVIRIDSNDLIYKTQNEKFKAVIDEIKKAHEKGQPVLVGTASIERSEVLHEMLKKVGIPHSVLNAKNHEKEAEIIAQAGVKGAVTIATNMAGRGVDIRINDEVRDLGGLYIIGTERHESRRIDNQLRGRAGRQGDPGMSRFYLSLEDNLLRIFGSDRIKAIMDRLGIDEGESIESRMVTRAVENAQKKVESLHFEARKHLLEYDDVANEQRKTIYKYRDELLDKSYDMSEKIAQNRVEYVTNLLDTAEIFHGGLKDDFDIKNLCSIILADCGEEIDESELKGLEYNELIDKLVEIFGARYNEKMSVLNEEQRRDIEKILYLQVLDNAWREHLYQMDILKTGIGLRGYNQKDPLVEYKKESYNLFMELVNRLKTESVKTLQVVRFKSREEQEEQARMMIEANQNAENEHLSYNNQDEDEKFTPEKKIPRNSPCPCGSGKKYKDCHGKSGPKKGIFA, encoded by the coding sequence ATGATTTCATCGGTATTTAGAAAGATTTTTGGCACAAAAAACGATAGAGAAGTCAAAAAGTATATAAGACGCGTTGCACAGATAAATGCACTCGAGCCAACTTATGAAAAGATGAGCGACGATGAGCTTAAAATCAAATTTAATGAGCTAAAAGCCCAAGTAGTAGAAGAAAAAGTCACTTTAGATGAAATTTTAAATGATGTTTTTGCGATCGTTAGAGAGGCTAGTAAAAGGGTGCTTAAGATGCGCCATTTTGACGTGCAGCTAATCGGCGGCATGGTGCTAAACGAGGGCAGGATCGCTGAGATGAAGACAGGTGAGGGTAAGACATTGGTGGCGACTTTGCCAGTTATCTTAAATGCGATGAGTGGCAAGGGCGTGCATGTAGTGACCGTAAATGACTACCTTGCAAAGCGTGATGCGACGCAAATGGGCGAGCTTTATAACTTTTTAGGCTTAAGTGTTGATGTGATATTAAGCGGCGGATATGATGACGAGGTAAGACAAGCTGCGTATAACGCTGACATAACATACGGTACAAACTCAGAATTTGGCTTTGACTATCTGCGTGATAATATGAAATTTGAAGCTAGCCAAAAGGTGCAAAGAGGCCATAACTTCGTCATTGTAGACGAGGTCGATAGTATCTTGATAGATGAGGCTAGAACACCGCTTATAATATCAGGTCCAACAAACCGCACACTTGATGGCTATATAAGAGCAGATCAGGTCGCAAAACAGCTTACTAGAGGTACTCCGGCTGATCCAAATGTGCCAGGCTCAAAGCCAACTGAGGATTTCATAGTAGATGAAAAAAATAGAACGATAATGATCACAGAAGCTGGCATAAGCAAGGCTGAAAAATTATTTGGTGTTGAAAATTTATATAACCTTGAAAATGCTATACTAAGCCACCACCTAGATCAAGCTCTAAAAGCTCACAATCTCTTTGAAAAAGACGTTCATTACGTCGTAAAAGATGGCGAGGTTGTCATTGTTGATGAATTTACAGGACGTTTAAGTGAGGGCAGACGCTTTAGTGAGGGACTTCACCAAGCACTCGAGGCAAAAGAGGGCGTAAAAATCCAAGAAGAGAGCCAAACTCTTGCCGATACGACCTACCAAAACTACTTTAGGATGTATAAAAAGCTTGCAGGTATGACTGGTACGGCTCAAACTGAGGCTACTGAGTTTTCTCAAATTTACAACCTTGATGTTATCTCGATCCCTACAAACGTGCCAGTTATCAGGATCGACTCAAATGACCTTATTTATAAAACCCAAAACGAGAAATTTAAAGCAGTCATCGACGAGATCAAAAAAGCTCATGAAAAAGGCCAGCCAGTGCTCGTAGGAACTGCGAGTATCGAGCGAAGTGAAGTGCTTCACGAGATGCTTAAAAAAGTAGGTATCCCACACTCTGTGCTAAATGCTAAAAACCACGAAAAAGAGGCTGAGATCATCGCACAAGCTGGTGTAAAAGGTGCTGTAACTATCGCTACAAATATGGCCGGACGTGGTGTTGATATCAGGATAAACGACGAGGTGAGAGACCTTGGCGGCCTATATATCATCGGTACCGAAAGACACGAGAGTAGAAGGATAGATAATCAGCTTCGCGGCCGTGCTGGACGTCAGGGCGATCCTGGTATGAGTAGATTTTACCTAAGTCTTGAAGACAATCTTTTAAGAATTTTTGGCAGCGACCGCATAAAAGCGATCATGGATAGGCTTGGTATCGACGAGGGCGAAAGCATCGAGAGTCGCATGGTAACAAGAGCTGTTGAAAATGCCCAAAAGAAAGTTGAGAGCTTGCACTTTGAGGCTAGAAAGCACTTGCTTGAGTATGACGACGTGGCAAACGAGCAAAGAAAGACTATTTATAAATATCGTGACGAGCTACTAGATAAGAGCTACGATATGAGCGAAAAGATTGCCCAAAATAGAGTTGAATACGTTACAAATTTGCTTGACACGGCTGAAATTTTCCATGGTGGCTTGAAAGATGACTTTGATATTAAAAATTTATGCTCTATCATCCTTGCAGACTGTGGCGAAGAGATCGACGAGAGTGAGCTAAAAGGGCTAGAGTACAATGAGCTTATCGATAAGCTTGTTGAAATCTTTGGTGCAAGATATAACGAAAAGATGAGCGTGCTAAACGAGGAGCAAAGAAGAGATATAGAGAAAATTTTATACCTTCAAGTGCTTGATAATGCGTGGAGAGAGCACCTTTATCAGATGGATATCCTAAAAACTGGTATCGGCCTTAGAGGGTACAACCAAAAAGATCCGCTCGTGGAGTATAAAAAAGAGAGCTACAACCTCTTTATGGAACTAGTAAATAGGCTAAAAACTGAGAGTGTTAAGACGCTACAGGTGGTGAGATTTAAGAGCCGCGAGGAGCAAGAAGAGCAAGCTAGAATGATGATCGAGGCTAACCAAAATGCTGAAAATGAGCATTTAAGCTACAATAATCAAGACGAGGACGAGAAATTTACGCCAGAGAAAAAGATCCCAAGAAATTCACCTTGCCCTTGTGGAAGCGGTAAAAAATATAAAGATTGCCACGGCAAAAGTGGCCCTAAAAAAGGCATATTTGCTTAA